From Leptospira ellinghausenii, one genomic window encodes:
- a CDS encoding baseplate J/gp47 family protein has translation MDKASIPLENQLIYIKNACKMSPLVPLSLPMSTAYAPRTFLAYFSNIMAYIVGAGVRLTNWKPGSRIRTLVEAIALQLSRGDAEFFAGYQYARDNACYDSFNFGLLPGNKATGYIRYNHTGHTSNIDIPIFAISLFGITYKTIQPTTLLVGDTSVDIDIIADELGTKGNLVPLEIDTDQGKGEIYNPNDPNEILTYDRIFNPVNITGGTDQETEESRQARWQEFITNLARSTLSGIRSAVRSVPGVVDSFVTENINPYTGDPETGWINVYISDGTGSVDPLIVAAVRNKIDGIEGTDELGYRAGGTTLYVGNILTQAINVDYELDVLLTSSVSNATFKSLVETSISNAVNRLSNGSDVLLDLMRAAALNSHPDILRIRFLTPSSDVSVPSGALPKIGGTGGGTITNSAINRIPRP, from the coding sequence ATGGACAAAGCATCTATTCCCTTAGAAAATCAACTCATTTACATCAAAAATGCTTGCAAAATGAGTCCATTAGTTCCCTTGTCACTTCCCATGTCTACGGCGTATGCACCTCGAACATTTCTAGCCTACTTTTCCAATATTATGGCTTATATTGTGGGTGCAGGAGTCCGTCTTACAAATTGGAAACCAGGTTCTAGAATCAGAACATTGGTAGAAGCAATCGCGTTACAATTATCGAGAGGTGATGCTGAATTTTTTGCCGGATACCAATATGCAAGAGACAACGCTTGTTATGACTCTTTCAATTTCGGATTGTTACCTGGTAACAAAGCAACAGGTTACATTAGGTATAATCATACAGGCCACACTTCCAATATAGATATCCCCATATTTGCGATTTCACTTTTTGGAATTACCTACAAAACAATTCAACCAACCACTCTCCTCGTTGGAGATACTTCAGTTGATATTGATATAATCGCAGATGAGTTAGGGACAAAGGGAAATTTAGTACCTCTAGAAATAGACACGGATCAAGGAAAAGGTGAAATCTATAATCCAAATGATCCGAATGAAATCCTTACTTATGATAGAATTTTCAATCCAGTAAACATAACTGGTGGCACAGACCAAGAAACAGAAGAATCAAGACAGGCAAGATGGCAAGAATTCATCACAAATCTTGCACGTTCAACTCTATCTGGTATTCGATCAGCTGTAAGGTCTGTCCCTGGTGTAGTCGATTCTTTCGTAACAGAAAATATAAATCCGTATACAGGCGATCCAGAAACTGGGTGGATCAATGTTTATATTTCTGACGGTACAGGAAGTGTGGATCCATTGATTGTTGCAGCTGTTAGAAACAAGATCGATGGAATTGAAGGGACCGATGAACTTGGATACCGAGCAGGCGGGACAACCCTCTATGTAGGCAATATCTTAACTCAAGCAATAAACGTAGACTATGAACTAGATGTTTTACTCACAAGTTCAGTATCTAACGCAACTTTTAAGTCACTTGTCGAGACATCGATCTCGAATGCTGTGAACCGACTTTCGAATGGATCCGATGTGTTGCTCGATTTAATGAGAGCAGCTGCACTAAATTCGCACCCTGATATTTTAAGGATCCGTTTCCTTACTCCTTCCTCCGATGTTTCCGTACCTTCCGGGGCTCTCCCAAAGATCGGAGGAACTGGTGGTGGCACCATTACCAACTCAGCTATCAATAGGATTCCAAGGCCATGA